A stretch of DNA from Anaerobacillus isosaccharinicus:
GGTTTCCCTTTTGTTAACATATGTTGCATACGCATTTGCGTTTTCGGTTCACCTACTAGGCTTAAGAAAGCTTCTCTTTCGATGTCTAGTAAATATTGCTCATCAACAAGAGTGCCTTTTGGAACTCTTCCTCCAGCAATTGTAAAGGCGAGCTTTTGGGCAATCTTTAAGTCATGATCAGAAATCATGCCACCAAATTGCATTGTCTTTGCCCCGAGTAGCATCGTTGCATACCCGCTCTCACCAACAACAGGGATCTTCTTACGCTGTGGCGGTTGGTAGCCTTGGTTTGATAAATGTAGAACATGATCTTTTGCATCATGTAATAAGTGGTCACCATTCATACTAATTTCATCTTGAGGACGGATAAACCCAAGCTTCGCTGCCTCATGCGCTGATGTTGAAACCTTTGCCATAGCAATCGTTTCAAACGTACGATTAGCAATCGCTTGTAAGTCAATTTGAGCACCTTCTGGTAAGCCTTCTAAGAGTCTTAGGTAAAGTTCTTTGTTACCGCCTCCACCAGGGATTAGACCAACACCTACTTCAACTAAGCCCATGTAAGTTTCAGATGACGCTTGGATGCGTGCGGATGGCAAACAAATTTCTGTTCCGCCACCTAGTGTCATTCCAAACGGAGCTGTGACAACAGGCCTTGCTGAATAGCGAATTTTCGCCATCGATTGTTGGAACTGACGTACAACTAAATCAATTTCAAAGAAGTTATCGTCTTGAGCTTCCATCAAAATCATCATTAAGTTTGCACCAACGCAGAAGTTCTTTCCTTGATTGTTGATCACAAGACCTTTGTAGTTCTTTGCGACTTCATCTATAGAGTAATTAATCATCTGCATAACATCTAAACCGATTGAATTATTCGGTGACGTAAATTCTAAGCACGCTACTCCATCGCCTATATCAATCAGGGATGCCCCAGAATTCTTTTTAATGACATTGTTATTTTCTTTCAGTGTTTTAATGTGGATTACCTTTGGATTTTCAGCTGCTTGAGCGTATTCACCAGCGTTATAAAAACAGTTACGTCCTTCGTAGAACGATTTATGACCTTTTTCAAGCATTTCTTTTACCCAAAGAGGTACTTGTTCGCCTTCAGCTTCCATTTTTTCAACTGATTTGGCAACGCCAATTGCATCCCATGTTTCAAAAGGTCCTAGTTCCCAGCCGAAGCCCCACTTCATTGCTTGGTCAATTGATAAAATATCGTCTGCAATTTCCGTCGCTTTTTCAGCTGAGTAGAGAAGAACTGGCTTTAAAATATTCCAAACTAGCTCGCCGGCACGATCCTTGGCATATACAAGCGCTTTCAATTTCTCGCTCTTACCTTTTGCCTGTTTACTTGCTTGGACTGATGCTGCTTTTAGTTTTTTACTTTGGACATATTCCATCGTGTTATAGTCAAGTTCAAGGATTTCACTGCCGTTTGCCCCTTTTTTCTTTAAGAAAAATCCTTGACCTGACTTGCTACCTAGCCAGCCTTTTTCTGCCATGTCGCGCATAAATTGAGGTGGATCAAAAACCGTTTTTTCTACTCCATCCACTTGGTCGTAAACGTTTTTAGCTACATGTAAAAATGTATCTAAACCTACAACATCTAACGTACGGAAAGTGGCACTTTTTGGTCTACCTAATGCAGGGCCAGTAACTGAATCAACTTCTCCGACCGAGTAACCACCCTTGACCATTTCAGCAACCGTAACTAAAAGTCCATATGTTCCGATGCGGTTCGCGATAAAGTTTGGTGTGTCTTTTGCTTCAACAACACCTTTTCCAAGCACATCTTCACCAAATTGTTTCATGAATGTAAATACTTCTTCACTTGTTTCTTTTGTGCGGATGACTTCAAGAAGTTTTAAGTATCTTGGTGGGTTAAAGAAGTGGGTTCCTAAAAAGTGTTTACGGAAATCTTCTGAACGCCCCTCTGCCATCGCTTCTATAGAAATACCTGATGTATTTGAACTTACAATACTTCCTTGTTTACGATACTCGTCAACTTGAGCGAATACTTTCTTTTTAATTTCTAAA
This window harbors:
- a CDS encoding 3-hydroxyacyl-CoA dehydrogenase/enoyl-CoA hydratase family protein → MIGRIGKVAILGSGVMGSGIAAHLANIGIPTLLLDIVPRDLTEEEKQRGLTLQDMQVRNRLAQTSIQKLLKQKPAPLTEKGHIDLIEAGNMEDDMKRLSEVDWIIEVVVENLEIKKKVFAQVDEYRKQGSIVSSNTSGISIEAMAEGRSEDFRKHFLGTHFFNPPRYLKLLEVIRTKETSEEVFTFMKQFGEDVLGKGVVEAKDTPNFIANRIGTYGLLVTVAEMVKGGYSVGEVDSVTGPALGRPKSATFRTLDVVGLDTFLHVAKNVYDQVDGVEKTVFDPPQFMRDMAEKGWLGSKSGQGFFLKKKGANGSEILELDYNTMEYVQSKKLKAASVQASKQAKGKSEKLKALVYAKDRAGELVWNILKPVLLYSAEKATEIADDILSIDQAMKWGFGWELGPFETWDAIGVAKSVEKMEAEGEQVPLWVKEMLEKGHKSFYEGRNCFYNAGEYAQAAENPKVIHIKTLKENNNVIKKNSGASLIDIGDGVACLEFTSPNNSIGLDVMQMINYSIDEVAKNYKGLVINNQGKNFCVGANLMMILMEAQDDNFFEIDLVVRQFQQSMAKIRYSARPVVTAPFGMTLGGGTEICLPSARIQASSETYMGLVEVGVGLIPGGGGNKELYLRLLEGLPEGAQIDLQAIANRTFETIAMAKVSTSAHEAAKLGFIRPQDEISMNGDHLLHDAKDHVLHLSNQGYQPPQRKKIPVVGESGYATMLLGAKTMQFGGMISDHDLKIAQKLAFTIAGGRVPKGTLVDEQYLLDIEREAFLSLVGEPKTQMRMQHMLTKGKPLRN